One genomic region from Candidatus Paceibacterota bacterium encodes:
- a CDS encoding cohesin domain-containing protein: MHKCRSIYRTVRITKVICVIALAVFGISTIAEAASLSVVPVSTQVAVGNIVQVKIVIGTNNKAINNAEGVIQYPTDLLEVQSVSKNPSVFTLWVEEPFANGNGTISFNGGIPNPGYTGEGGNVASIIFKAKKSGTASILISEGAVRENDGLGTDILAQKIAGVINIQAPTEPVVEPVTEPQVPISGVPALPVITSTTHPNQNKWYNSGTAELAWAMPSDVTTVSTLLGRTTGNPSVLYDPPIKSKKFDNLEDGQWYFGLKFKNSKGWSQVRNYKILVDTAGPNPFKISFVKGEFESDPRPIAKFEATDKLSGISDYEIKIDDGEFIKISHKEHVSGAYKLPAQDPGEHTLLVKAIDGAGNETVQTAQFTIGSIDMPIIEDYTSVVRSGELLRVSGTSHSNSNVEVVLEDSKGNRKNQIVNTLSDGRFILVWDEEINRGTYTLTARAIDERGAKSFFTEPYYVTVKSPLFSSISGMILNWLSLALIVVMSLGLIVLMVVYFMFQIKRFKKSLNQQVHNTESSVHKAFESLRENVRSQIKNLENVRTKRDLTKEEKKIIVELQKNITVSEEHLQKQLSDLEETISK; encoded by the coding sequence ATGCACAAATGTAGATCAATATATAGAACAGTTCGTATTACTAAGGTAATTTGTGTAATTGCTTTAGCTGTATTTGGTATTTCAACAATAGCGGAAGCTGCAAGTTTGTCAGTTGTACCGGTATCGACTCAGGTTGCGGTAGGGAACATAGTTCAGGTGAAAATTGTTATAGGGACAAACAACAAAGCAATTAACAATGCAGAAGGGGTAATTCAATACCCAACAGACTTATTGGAGGTGCAGTCTGTAAGTAAAAATCCATCAGTCTTCACTCTGTGGGTTGAAGAACCATTTGCAAATGGAAATGGGACAATATCGTTTAATGGCGGTATTCCAAATCCTGGCTACACTGGGGAGGGAGGGAATGTTGCGTCCATTATCTTTAAGGCAAAAAAGAGTGGGACTGCTTCAATACTAATTTCTGAGGGTGCGGTAAGAGAAAATGATGGCTTGGGGACAGACATCCTCGCGCAGAAAATTGCTGGTGTTATTAACATCCAAGCACCAACTGAACCAGTTGTTGAACCGGTCACTGAACCACAGGTTCCTATTAGTGGTGTTCCAGCACTTCCGGTCATAACATCAACAACTCATCCTAATCAAAATAAGTGGTATAACAGTGGAACCGCTGAGTTAGCGTGGGCGATGCCATCAGATGTAACTACGGTATCTACTCTCTTGGGTAGAACTACTGGAAATCCTTCTGTCTTGTATGATCCTCCGATAAAGAGTAAGAAATTCGATAATCTTGAAGATGGTCAATGGTACTTTGGTCTTAAGTTCAAAAATAGTAAAGGTTGGAGCCAGGTGCGAAATTACAAGATATTGGTTGATACCGCTGGACCAAATCCATTTAAGATATCCTTTGTCAAAGGAGAATTTGAAAGTGATCCGCGACCAATTGCTAAGTTTGAGGCAACAGACAAACTCTCAGGTATAAGTGACTATGAAATTAAGATTGATGATGGAGAGTTTATTAAAATCTCACACAAGGAACATGTTTCCGGAGCATACAAACTTCCAGCTCAGGATCCTGGCGAACACACGTTACTTGTAAAAGCTATTGATGGAGCAGGTAATGAAACAGTGCAGACTGCGCAATTTACCATTGGTTCAATCGATATGCCAATAATTGAAGACTACACTTCAGTTGTTCGTTCGGGCGAGTTGCTAAGGGTAAGTGGTACATCACATTCGAACTCTAATGTAGAGGTTGTACTCGAAGATTCAAAAGGAAATAGAAAGAACCAGATTGTAAACACCTTGTCTGATGGAAGGTTTATCTTGGTGTGGGATGAGGAAATCAATAGGGGAACATATACACTCACAGCACGGGCAATTGATGAACGTGGAGCAAAAAGTTTCTTTACTGAGCCGTATTATGTGACCGTAAAGAGTCCTTTGTTCAGCAGTATTAGTGGAATGATCCTAAATTGGCTATCGCTTGCACTCATTGTGGTTATGAGCCTAGGACTCATTGTGCTCATGGTTGTATACTTTATGTTCCAGATCAAGAGATTTAAAAAGTCTCTTAATCAGCAAGTTCACAATACCGAGTCTTCAGTGCATAAGGCATTTGAAAGCCTACGTGAGAATGTGAGGTCTCAAATTAAGAACTTGGAAAACGTAAGAACAAAGCGAGATTTAACAAAAGAGGAAAAAAAGATTATTGTTGAGTTGCAGAAGAATATTACAGTCTCAGAAGAGCATTTGCAGAAGCAATTGTCAGACCTTGAGGAAACAATATCAAAATGA